One window of the Chryseotalea sp. WA131a genome contains the following:
- a CDS encoding BamA/TamA family outer membrane protein, whose protein sequence is MRLRIVVFIAMLVSAVIAKAQTDVSTPLFKRDSVVKPYKNKLLIFPLTARSTETSWVFGVANAFIFKTNKKDSALRVSTIPSGFLYTLNDQILIALGANIFLPKERYIIRFENSFSKFPDKFWGIGNKTDGKEPESYTFTQFYINPQLYRKVKGNLFLGGGVDFQRVFNLEYTPNGYFDQDKVLGASDRGEYNVFGYSLFINYDSRNHAYQPDRGALFRVKFSDFNKGFVSDYDFRVLEIDFRKFIRVSRKRILAIQSFNTFNFGNVPYRNLAILGGNNMMRGYYAGRYRDKMFMGAQVEYRFPIIGRFAGVAFGSLGEVASDFGNFNLERIKPAVGIGTRFAVLRQEKLNLRVDVAAGNGGEINYYIVLAESF, encoded by the coding sequence GTGAGGCTTCGAATAGTGGTATTTATTGCTATGTTGGTCTCGGCTGTGATAGCCAAGGCCCAAACGGATGTGTCGACACCTTTGTTTAAACGCGACTCGGTTGTAAAGCCCTATAAAAACAAGTTGTTGATTTTCCCACTCACAGCACGGTCTACCGAAACAAGCTGGGTATTTGGTGTGGCCAACGCTTTCATTTTTAAAACCAACAAAAAAGATTCGGCTCTTCGCGTTTCCACTATACCTTCTGGTTTTTTATATACCCTGAACGATCAAATTTTGATTGCCCTCGGAGCGAACATTTTTTTGCCCAAAGAGCGTTACATCATCCGTTTCGAAAATTCATTCAGTAAATTTCCTGATAAGTTTTGGGGCATCGGAAATAAGACCGATGGAAAAGAGCCTGAGAGCTATACCTTCACGCAATTTTACATCAACCCACAATTGTACCGAAAAGTGAAAGGCAATCTTTTTTTAGGTGGTGGAGTAGATTTTCAGCGCGTATTCAATTTAGAGTACACGCCCAATGGATACTTCGATCAAGATAAAGTGCTGGGCGCGTCAGATAGGGGTGAGTACAATGTGTTTGGTTATAGTCTTTTCATAAATTACGATTCGCGCAATCATGCCTACCAACCCGATCGTGGAGCTTTGTTTCGTGTAAAGTTTTCAGATTTTAACAAAGGCTTTGTTAGCGATTATGATTTTAGAGTACTGGAGATAGATTTTCGAAAATTTATCCGTGTATCGCGAAAAAGGATTCTAGCTATTCAAAGCTTTAACACGTTCAATTTTGGCAACGTGCCTTATCGCAACCTTGCGATCCTTGGCGGGAACAATATGATGCGTGGCTACTACGCAGGCCGTTATCGTGATAAAATGTTTATGGGTGCTCAAGTGGAGTATCGATTCCCTATTATAGGCAGATTTGCAGGAGTTGCCTTCGGCTCGCTTGGCGAGGTAGCCAGCGATTTTGGAAATTTTAATTTAGAACGCATCAAACCAGCTGTGGGCATAGGGACACGCTTTGCTGTGCTTCGACAAGAAAAACTAAACCTGCGTGTAGACGTAGCAGCGGGAAATGGCGGTGAAATAAACTACTATATTGTGCTGGCCGAATCATTCTAA
- a CDS encoding acyl-CoA dehydrogenase family protein has protein sequence MSFIESENQKMIAKMIQDFGEKEMVPNRMEWDESQHFPLDLFKKLGHLGLMGVLVPEEYGGAGFGYHEYVTAIVELSKIDGSIGLSMAAHNSLCTGHILQFANESQKQQYLPKLATGKYLGAWGLTEPNTGSDAGNMRTVAEKKGDYFILNGAKNFITHGKSGDVAVVIARTGEVGDSHGMSAFIVERGTPGFSAGKKENKLGMRASETAEMVFTDCKIHKSQLIGNEGEGFVQSLKVLDGGRISIASLSLGIAEGAYLAALKYSKERHQFNQPIANFQGISFKLAEMATKVEAAKLLTYRAADLKNRGMSVNRESAMAKLYASEIAVEVANDGVQIFGGYGYTKDFPAEKYYRDAKLCTIGEGTSEIQKLVISRSILK, from the coding sequence ATAAGTTTTATTGAATCGGAGAATCAAAAGATGATTGCCAAAATGATACAAGATTTTGGTGAGAAGGAAATGGTGCCCAATCGTATGGAATGGGATGAATCGCAACATTTCCCACTCGATTTGTTTAAAAAGCTAGGACACCTTGGCTTGATGGGTGTGCTCGTGCCGGAGGAATATGGAGGTGCCGGCTTCGGCTATCACGAGTATGTGACAGCCATTGTAGAGCTATCCAAAATTGATGGATCAATAGGGCTATCAATGGCGGCACATAATTCTTTGTGCACGGGCCACATTCTTCAGTTTGCCAACGAATCTCAAAAGCAACAATATCTACCCAAACTCGCTACGGGCAAATACCTAGGGGCTTGGGGTTTGACGGAACCCAATACAGGCTCGGATGCAGGAAATATGCGAACGGTAGCTGAAAAAAAAGGAGATTATTTCATTCTCAATGGAGCAAAAAATTTTATCACTCATGGCAAATCGGGCGATGTGGCCGTAGTGATTGCCCGCACTGGCGAAGTAGGCGATTCGCATGGCATGTCTGCTTTTATTGTTGAAAGGGGTACCCCCGGGTTTTCGGCTGGAAAAAAAGAGAATAAGCTTGGCATGCGTGCCTCCGAAACAGCCGAAATGGTCTTCACAGACTGTAAAATTCACAAAAGCCAGTTGATCGGTAACGAAGGCGAGGGTTTTGTTCAGTCCTTAAAGGTGTTAGACGGAGGCAGAATATCCATTGCATCGCTGAGTTTAGGCATAGCTGAAGGAGCTTATTTGGCTGCATTGAAATACTCCAAAGAGCGTCATCAATTCAACCAGCCCATTGCCAATTTTCAAGGGATTTCGTTTAAACTGGCGGAAATGGCTACAAAAGTCGAGGCCGCTAAGTTGCTTACTTACCGCGCGGCAGACCTAAAAAATAGAGGCATGAGCGTAAACCGCGAATCGGCCATGGCAAAGTTGTATGCCTCCGAAATTGCGGTGGAGGTGGCCAATGATGGGGTTCAGATTTTTGGCGGTTATGGCTACACCAAAGACTTTCCGGCTGAAAAGTATTACCGCGATGCCAAGCTTTGTACAATTGGAGAGGGCACCTCGGAAATACAGAAATTGGTAATTTCTAGGTCGATTTTAAAATAG
- a CDS encoding tyrosine-type recombinase/integrase → MVDSFLKYLQFEKRYSPKTVISYATDLHQFEKFLLNEFETTPQEASYALVRSWVVKLTESKIGNTSINRKIACLRSFYKFLRKQEIITKDPMVKIKILKSPKRLPHFVSENDSVKLLDNLVLPKNHEGTRDQLILELFYGTGMRLSELIHLKESCINLKDRTLKVVGKRNKERVIPFSNPLVSLIEEYIKLRNREIDKQDHGLLLVTEKGEPLYPVLVNRVVKKYLKLFTSVEKKSPHVLRHTYATHLLNKGAEINAVKDLLGHSSLAATQVYTHNSMEKLKKVFEQAHPKA, encoded by the coding sequence ATGGTTGATTCATTTTTAAAATATCTTCAATTCGAGAAGAGGTATAGCCCCAAAACGGTGATTAGTTATGCCACGGATCTACATCAGTTTGAGAAATTTTTGTTGAACGAATTTGAAACCACGCCCCAAGAAGCCTCTTATGCTTTGGTGCGCTCTTGGGTTGTAAAATTGACCGAAAGTAAAATTGGCAACACCTCCATTAACCGAAAGATTGCGTGCTTGCGCTCGTTCTATAAATTTTTGAGAAAGCAAGAAATCATCACCAAAGACCCCATGGTGAAAATCAAAATCCTAAAATCGCCCAAGCGCCTTCCGCATTTTGTGAGTGAAAATGATTCTGTGAAACTGCTCGACAACTTGGTCTTACCTAAAAATCACGAAGGCACTCGCGACCAGTTGATTTTAGAATTGTTTTATGGCACCGGCATGCGATTGTCAGAGTTGATCCATTTGAAGGAGTCGTGCATCAACTTAAAAGATCGCACCCTTAAAGTGGTAGGAAAAAGAAACAAAGAAAGAGTTATCCCATTTTCCAATCCGCTCGTTTCATTGATAGAAGAATACATCAAGTTGCGCAACCGCGAAATCGATAAACAAGATCATGGATTACTGCTGGTAACCGAGAAAGGCGAGCCGCTGTATCCGGTATTGGTTAATCGTGTGGTAAAAAAATACCTGAAGTTGTTTACTAGTGTAGAAAAGAAAAGCCCGCATGTATTGCGCCACACCTACGCTACGCATTTGTTGAACAAAGGGGCAGAGATCAACGCGGTCAAAGATTTGTTGGGGCACAGTAGCTTGGCCGCTACACAAGTGTATACTCACAACTCGATGGAGAAATTAAAAAAAGTATTTGAGCAAGCACATCCGAAAGCATGA
- the raiA gene encoding ribosome-associated translation inhibitor RaiA, with protein sequence MKLQVHSIHFDADQKLVDFIQRKVDKLETFYDRVVDGEVFLRLNNEGVDNKTVEIKVKVPGTQLFAKEQARSFEAATDMATEALRIQIRKFKEKHQNE encoded by the coding sequence ATGAAATTGCAAGTTCATTCCATCCATTTCGATGCCGACCAAAAATTGGTTGACTTTATCCAACGCAAAGTTGATAAGCTCGAAACATTCTATGACCGGGTAGTGGATGGAGAAGTTTTTCTTCGATTGAATAACGAAGGGGTTGATAACAAAACCGTAGAAATAAAAGTGAAAGTGCCAGGCACACAGTTGTTTGCCAAAGAGCAAGCCCGCTCTTTTGAAGCGGCCACTGATATGGCAACGGAAGCTTTGCGAATTCAGATCAGAAAGTTTAAAGAAAAGCACCAAAACGAATAA
- a CDS encoding 30S ribosomal protein S21: protein MLIINIKENESIDKALKRFKKKFEKTGVLKTLRARTSFTKPSVKRRSEVIHASYIQKMYANDNY from the coding sequence ATGCTAATCATAAACATTAAAGAAAACGAATCAATCGACAAAGCCTTAAAACGCTTCAAAAAGAAATTTGAGAAAACCGGTGTTTTGAAAACATTGCGTGCCCGCACATCATTCACCAAGCCATCTGTGAAAAGAAGGAGTGAAGTGATTCATGCTTCTTACATCCAAAAGATGTACGCCAACGATAACTACTAA
- a CDS encoding SDR family oxidoreductase: MERKRVLITGGAGFLGSHLCDWFIKEGYHVIAMDNLITGDLRNIEHLFKLEQFEFYHHDVSKFVHVPGELHYIMHFASPASPIDYLKIPIQTLKVGSLGIHNLLGLARAKKARIMIASTSEVYGDPTVHPQPEEYLGNVNAVGPRGVYDEAKRFQEAMTMAYHTFHGLETRIVRIFNTYGPRMRLNDGRVLPAFIGQALRGEDLTVFGDGSQTRSFCYVDDLVEGIYRLLLSDYALPMNIGNPNEITIGDFAEEIIKLTGTTQKVIYNPLPKDDPKQRRPDIAKAKNMLGWEPKVSRAEGLKITYEYFKSLPKEVLYQRDHKNFDGYIK, translated from the coding sequence ATGGAAAGAAAAAGAGTCCTCATTACGGGTGGTGCTGGCTTTTTAGGCTCACACTTGTGCGATTGGTTTATTAAAGAAGGCTATCATGTAATTGCCATGGATAACCTGATCACGGGCGATTTGCGAAACATTGAGCATCTATTTAAGCTTGAACAATTTGAGTTCTATCACCACGATGTTTCCAAGTTTGTGCACGTGCCAGGCGAATTGCATTACATCATGCACTTTGCATCGCCCGCCAGCCCCATCGACTATTTGAAAATTCCAATTCAGACGTTAAAAGTCGGGTCACTAGGTATTCACAATTTACTTGGATTGGCGCGGGCCAAAAAAGCACGCATCATGATCGCCTCTACCTCAGAGGTTTATGGCGACCCGACTGTGCATCCGCAACCGGAAGAATATTTAGGAAACGTGAATGCCGTTGGTCCGCGTGGCGTATACGATGAGGCCAAGCGCTTTCAAGAAGCAATGACCATGGCCTACCATACCTTTCACGGGTTGGAAACACGTATCGTGAGGATTTTCAACACCTATGGTCCGCGCATGCGCCTGAATGATGGACGCGTGCTGCCCGCATTCATTGGCCAAGCTTTGCGTGGAGAAGATTTAACAGTATTTGGCGATGGCTCACAAACACGTTCCTTTTGTTATGTCGATGACTTGGTGGAAGGCATTTATCGGTTATTGCTATCCGATTATGCATTGCCAATGAACATTGGCAACCCTAACGAAATTACCATTGGCGATTTTGCAGAAGAAATTATCAAGCTGACAGGCACTACGCAAAAAGTAATTTATAATCCCCTGCCCAAAGATGACCCCAAACAACGCAGGCCTGATATTGCCAAAGCCAAAAATATGTTGGGGTGGGAACCGAAGGTATCTCGTGCCGAAGGTTTGAAAATCACCTACGAGTATTTCAAATCATTACCCAAAGAGGTACTTTATCAGCGCGACCACAAAAATTTTGACGGGTATATCAAATAG
- a CDS encoding saccharopine dehydrogenase NADP-binding domain-containing protein: MKNSNQIVVYGSYGYTGKLIVDLCKSKNLEVVLAGRNEMTLQAQSTKTGYRYVVVESDDLEGLKKLLQPARLVIHCGGPFRYTAKTMSEACMATGTHYTDITGEYQVFESLPDLDANAKQLGLMIMPGTGFDVVPSDCLALHLKKRLPSATHLQLAFTMSKGGLSRGTSKSMTEGLGYGGLIRQNGVLTYCALGSKVLEIDFGGFKTKTLCIPWGDISTAWRSTGIPNIEVYTGATDSMIANAKRSNYFNWLLRMRWVKNFMLKQIDKKPAGPSDDKRETGRSFLWGKVWDNSGTSIESRLETMSGYKLTAETSVLIAQKILAGNFKPGYQTPAMCYGSDLIMEIVSTKRLDL, translated from the coding sequence GTGAAGAACTCCAATCAAATTGTAGTGTATGGCTCGTATGGCTATACAGGCAAACTTATAGTTGATTTGTGTAAGTCAAAAAACTTGGAGGTTGTGCTGGCAGGCAGAAATGAAATGACCTTGCAAGCGCAAAGTACCAAGACAGGCTATCGTTATGTAGTGGTTGAAAGCGATGACCTCGAGGGGTTAAAAAAATTATTGCAGCCTGCTAGGTTGGTCATTCATTGCGGAGGCCCTTTTCGCTACACGGCCAAAACGATGAGCGAGGCCTGCATGGCTACCGGCACACACTATACCGATATAACTGGTGAATACCAGGTTTTTGAATCGCTTCCAGATTTAGATGCAAATGCAAAACAGCTTGGTTTAATGATAATGCCAGGCACCGGCTTCGATGTGGTGCCCTCTGATTGTTTGGCTTTGCATTTGAAAAAACGGTTGCCATCGGCCACCCATCTTCAACTTGCCTTCACCATGTCCAAAGGCGGCTTATCTCGGGGCACTTCCAAAAGCATGACGGAAGGATTGGGATATGGTGGGCTGATCAGACAAAACGGAGTACTTACCTATTGCGCACTTGGTTCAAAAGTTTTGGAAATAGACTTTGGTGGATTTAAAACAAAAACGTTGTGCATTCCGTGGGGCGATATTTCAACTGCGTGGCGAAGCACGGGCATACCCAACATAGAAGTCTATACAGGTGCCACCGATAGCATGATTGCCAATGCCAAACGTAGCAATTATTTTAATTGGTTGCTGCGCATGCGTTGGGTAAAAAATTTCATGCTCAAACAAATTGATAAAAAACCGGCAGGCCCCAGCGATGATAAACGAGAAACAGGCAGAAGTTTTTTATGGGGAAAAGTGTGGGATAACTCTGGCACCTCGATAGAAAGCCGGTTGGAAACCATGAGCGGCTATAAGTTAACGGCTGAGACATCGGTATTGATTGCCCAAAAAATTCTAGCCGGAAATTTCAAGCCCGGCTACCAAACACCTGCTATGTGCTATGGCTCGGATTTGATAATGGAAATAGTAAGTACCAAAAGACTTGATCTGTGA
- the lgt gene encoding prolipoprotein diacylglyceryl transferase produces the protein MHPILFEAGKFTVYTYGFCIAMGAVLGGLYMYRQGKKQFGWTFDQANTLFVLLIVGGVVGGKLFVIFENPGYYLKNLKQLFSGSGFVFYGSLLTAIPIMLWYFRKNKIPVLAMLDVMAIVTCIVHGFGRIGCFMAGCCYGKQTPSFLGVTFTHPLCQAEPKNIPLFPTQLMEATFIFAIMILLLVYKPYKKFNGQLFITYLILYAIGRSVLEIFRGDLERGFVIKDLVSTSQFISAIVVSVAIYFYVKLRRKATLNHQRK, from the coding sequence ATGCATCCCATTCTATTTGAAGCCGGAAAATTTACTGTCTATACCTACGGATTTTGCATTGCCATGGGCGCGGTGCTAGGTGGGTTGTACATGTATCGGCAAGGCAAGAAACAATTTGGCTGGACGTTCGATCAAGCCAACACCTTGTTTGTGCTTTTGATTGTGGGTGGAGTGGTTGGAGGAAAACTATTTGTGATTTTTGAGAACCCTGGTTATTACTTAAAAAACTTAAAGCAACTTTTTTCGGGAAGCGGATTTGTCTTTTACGGATCGTTGCTTACGGCCATACCCATCATGCTATGGTATTTTAGAAAAAATAAAATACCAGTGTTGGCCATGCTCGATGTAATGGCGATTGTAACCTGCATCGTGCATGGTTTTGGCCGAATCGGTTGCTTTATGGCCGGCTGTTGCTATGGTAAACAAACCCCTTCTTTTTTGGGCGTTACCTTTACTCATCCCCTTTGTCAGGCAGAGCCAAAAAATATTCCTTTGTTCCCTACGCAGCTAATGGAAGCTACCTTCATTTTTGCCATCATGATTTTGCTGCTGGTCTACAAACCTTACAAGAAATTTAATGGCCAACTCTTTATCACCTATTTGATTTTGTATGCGATAGGAAGAAGTGTGTTAGAAATTTTTAGGGGAGATTTGGAAAGAGGATTTGTGATCAAGGATTTAGTTTCAACCTCTCAATTCATTTCAGCAATCGTTGTTTCGGTAGCCATTTATTTTTATGTAAAGTTGAGGAGAAAGGCTACCTTGAACCATCAAAGAAAATAA
- a CDS encoding aminopeptidase P family protein has translation MRTPLLLFFILLPSFVFSQESFRRWRKTNQIRLDKYDLILPEVMRENKIDMWIIMSREGNFDPLYSEMGEGYVGHTGYYIFTDIGKPRIERAVLGIDGYLLEKTNAYDYFGSESELKEFVQKRDPKRIGLNMSKDIGGADGLSYTGRMQLAEILGKKYEERFVSAEKLFSDFRSRHVAIEIAVFAEAGDYSYQLAERALSNEVITPGVTTLEDVAWWMKEQLFKNNLQSSFGMPSIYVTGPKGIEATSTDRIIQRGDILMLDWGVGLMNFYTDMKRMAYVLKEGEKEVPKSIQHAFDQAIKVRDVVKSSIKPHITAKQNEENIYKALKEAGFVQIEFNKPTTENKTDVIIGCHSVGDWGHGTGPSIAFFNPVQLTYVVKPSNLFSIELFAYTPMPEWGGSKLRIPLEDDAVVTERGVEWVYPVNQRVLLIK, from the coding sequence ATGCGCACTCCCCTACTTCTATTTTTCATCCTCCTACCATCTTTTGTTTTTTCGCAAGAGTCGTTTCGGAGATGGCGAAAGACAAATCAAATTCGATTGGATAAATATGATTTGATTTTGCCCGAGGTAATGCGCGAGAACAAAATTGACATGTGGATTATCATGTCGCGGGAAGGAAATTTTGATCCGCTCTATTCAGAAATGGGAGAAGGTTATGTGGGGCACACGGGCTATTACATTTTTACTGACATTGGTAAGCCGCGGATTGAACGGGCGGTGCTCGGCATCGATGGTTACCTATTAGAAAAAACAAATGCCTATGATTATTTTGGTTCTGAAAGTGAGCTGAAAGAATTTGTACAAAAGCGAGACCCCAAGCGCATTGGCCTGAACATGTCCAAGGATATTGGTGGTGCCGATGGTTTGTCGTACACAGGTAGGATGCAATTAGCTGAAATCCTCGGAAAAAAGTACGAAGAGAGATTTGTTTCGGCAGAAAAACTCTTTTCAGATTTCAGATCACGCCACGTAGCCATTGAGATTGCCGTGTTTGCCGAAGCTGGAGATTATTCCTATCAACTGGCCGAGCGCGCTTTATCCAATGAGGTGATCACTCCTGGGGTTACTACCTTAGAAGATGTAGCCTGGTGGATGAAGGAGCAACTGTTTAAAAACAATTTACAATCCTCTTTCGGCATGCCTTCTATTTATGTAACAGGCCCCAAAGGAATTGAAGCGACTTCAACGGATCGCATCATTCAGCGAGGCGATATACTCATGCTGGATTGGGGAGTGGGTCTTATGAATTTTTATACAGACATGAAGCGCATGGCATATGTACTAAAAGAAGGTGAGAAAGAAGTTCCAAAAAGCATTCAACATGCATTTGATCAAGCAATAAAAGTTAGGGACGTTGTAAAAAGCTCCATCAAGCCACACATCACTGCCAAACAAAACGAAGAGAATATCTACAAAGCATTGAAGGAGGCTGGCTTTGTTCAAATTGAATTTAACAAGCCAACAACCGAAAATAAAACCGATGTAATCATTGGTTGTCATTCGGTGGGCGATTGGGGGCATGGAACAGGGCCATCGATTGCTTTTTTTAATCCCGTGCAGTTAACCTATGTAGTGAAGCCTTCCAATTTATTTTCCATCGAATTGTTTGCCTACACGCCCATGCCCGAGTGGGGCGGTAGCAAGTTGCGCATACCATTGGAAGACGATGCCGTGGTCACCGAACGAGGAGTGGAATGGGTGTACCCAGTTAATCAGCGCGTGTTACTGATCAAATAA
- a CDS encoding UDP-glucose/GDP-mannose dehydrogenase family protein — MNISVIGTGYVGLVTGTCFAETGNTVVCVDIDKSKVDKLSSGKITIYEPGLEQLFERNLKQGRLSFTTNLAEGIKEAKIIFLALPTPPGEDGSADLKYILGVAEELGPLLKDYTVIVDKSTVPVGTADKVHTRISLKAKTAFDVVSNPEFLREGVAVEDFMKPERVVIGTNSARARKVMETLYSPFVRQGNPLVFMDERSAELTKYAANSFLATKISFMNEIANLCELVGADVDSVRKGIGTDSRIGKRFLFPGIGYGGSCFPKDVQALEKSSSDVKYDFKILKAVMDVNADQKTKLFPRIKDYFRGDLKGKVFAVWGLAFKPHTDDIREAPALYNIEELLEAGAIVKAHDPEAMENVKRLMGDKIQFCDTPYEAAQGADAIFIATEWPEFRTPDFEKISSIVKNKVIFDGRNLYDLAVMKELKYTYFSIGRETIYA; from the coding sequence ATGAACATTAGTGTAATTGGAACCGGCTATGTTGGATTGGTAACCGGAACGTGCTTTGCTGAAACGGGCAATACCGTTGTGTGTGTGGATATCGACAAATCTAAAGTTGATAAACTATCGAGCGGGAAAATCACCATCTATGAACCAGGCCTTGAGCAGCTTTTTGAAAGAAATTTAAAGCAAGGCAGGCTATCTTTTACAACCAATTTGGCTGAAGGAATAAAAGAAGCCAAGATTATTTTTTTGGCATTGCCCACACCACCTGGAGAAGATGGATCTGCTGACTTGAAGTATATTTTGGGCGTGGCCGAAGAACTTGGCCCTTTGCTCAAAGATTATACCGTAATCGTTGATAAAAGTACCGTGCCTGTAGGAACTGCCGACAAGGTGCATACTAGAATTTCGTTAAAAGCAAAAACGGCTTTTGATGTGGTGTCCAATCCCGAGTTTTTGCGCGAGGGTGTGGCGGTAGAAGATTTTATGAAACCTGAGCGGGTAGTAATTGGCACCAACTCTGCGCGTGCCAGAAAAGTTATGGAAACGCTTTATTCTCCGTTTGTGCGCCAAGGCAACCCGTTGGTGTTTATGGATGAACGTTCAGCCGAACTGACAAAATATGCAGCCAATTCGTTTTTGGCTACTAAAATTTCTTTTATGAATGAGATTGCCAACCTATGCGAGTTGGTAGGTGCAGATGTGGATTCCGTTCGAAAAGGAATTGGGACCGATAGCCGAATTGGCAAACGGTTTTTATTCCCAGGCATTGGTTATGGCGGAAGTTGTTTCCCAAAAGATGTGCAAGCGTTGGAGAAATCATCATCGGATGTGAAGTATGATTTTAAAATTTTGAAAGCAGTAATGGATGTTAATGCTGACCAAAAGACTAAACTTTTCCCTCGCATCAAAGATTATTTTAGGGGAGATCTAAAAGGAAAAGTATTTGCGGTTTGGGGCTTAGCGTTTAAACCACATACAGACGATATACGGGAAGCCCCCGCTCTTTATAACATTGAAGAATTGCTGGAAGCTGGCGCCATTGTAAAGGCGCACGACCCGGAGGCCATGGAAAATGTGAAGCGATTGATGGGTGATAAAATCCAATTCTGTGATACACCTTATGAAGCTGCCCAAGGAGCCGATGCTATTTTTATTGCCACCGAGTGGCCCGAATTCCGTACTCCAGACTTTGAAAAAATTTCGTCTATCGTTAAGAATAAAGTAATCTTTGATGGACGAAATCTCTATGACTTGGCCGTGATGAAAGAATTAAAATACACCTACTTTAGCATTGGTCGTGAAACGATTTACGCGTAG